One Xyrauchen texanus isolate HMW12.3.18 chromosome 34, RBS_HiC_50CHRs, whole genome shotgun sequence genomic window carries:
- the LOC127627960 gene encoding E3 ubiquitin-protein ligase RNF14-like yields MSNNQEAQEDELLALASIYDEEEFCRAESGQEGEIQQCLELPPNFKLIVKGQACVECGISFLPPLVLSFELPADYPSSSPPVFTLSSKWLTRVQITALCKRLDELWEENQGSVVLFTWIQFLKEETLEFLGIQSPLEIQSIGDKLQCESVQKQSADADGDKLQELDQRAVQEVDPHTDILKQLLDFDEAQKQKVFDGKVFCCGICFSEKLGSNCLLFKECQHVYCKTCMKEYFEIQIRDGNVQCLDCPEPKCTSIANPTQVKHLVGEDEFARYDRLLLQSSLDRMTDVVYCPRKSCCMAVMVEPDSTMGICPSCRYAFCTKCKQTYHGLSLCKEDEVLRLLEVYQAASAAEKMRLNKEYKRMIFKRAKNEALSEKYVKNNCKQCPSCGANIQKDEGCNKMSCSSCRQNFCWICLKVLNNMNPYDHFNISNTPCFNQLHDEMAAQGAQ; encoded by the exons ATGTCCAACAACCAGGAAGCCCAAGAAGATGAACTGCTGGCTCTAGCGAGCATATATGATGAAGAAGAGTTTTGCAGGGCAGAATCAGGACAGGAGGGTGAGATCCAGCAGTGCCTTGAACTTCCTCCAAACTTCAAACTGATAGTCAAGG GGCAGGCATGTGTAGAGTGTGGTATATCATTTCTACCCCCCTTGGTTCTGAGTTTTGAACTCCCTGCTGATTATCCATCATCATCGCCTCCAGTCTTTACTCTAAGCTCCAAATGGCTCACAAGAGTCCAG ATCACTGCTCTTTGCAAGAGACTGGACGAGCTTTGGGAGGAGAACCAGGGCAGTGTGGTTCTTTTTACCTGGATCCAGTTCCTAAAGGAAGAGACTCTGGAATTCTTGGGCATCCAGTCTCCACTGGAGATCCAAAGCATTGGTGACAAGCTTCAGTGTGAATCTGTCCAGAAGCAATCAGCAGATGCTGATGGAGATAAACTGCAAGAGTTGGACCAACGAGCTGTTCAAGAAGTCGACCCTCATACGGACATCCTAAAGCAGCTGCTGGATTTTGATGAAGCTCAGAAGCAGAAGGTGTTTGATGGGAAGGTCTTCTGTTGTGGGATCTGCTTCTCTGAGAAGCTGGGCTCAAACTGTTTGCTCTTTAAAGAGTGTCAGCATGTCTACTGCAAGACCTGCATGAAGGAATACTTTGAGATCCAGATCAGAGACGGCAATGTCCAGTGCCTTGACTGCCCTGAGCCAAAGTGTACTTCCATAGCCAATCCAACACAG GTGAAACATCTGGTGGGAGAAGACGAGTTTGCCCGCTATGACCGCCTCCTCCTGCAATCAAGTCTGGACCGAATGACAGATGTTGTTTACTGTCCTCGCAAGAGTTGCTGCATGGCTGTGATGGTGGAACCTGACTCCACAATGGGCATCTGCCCCTCTTGCCGTTACGCCTTCTGCACTAAATGCAAGCAAACCTACCATGGCCTCTCCCTTTGCAAAGAGG ATGAGGTTCTCAGGTTGCTGGAAGTGTACCAAGCTGCAAGTGCAGCAGAGAAGATGCGACTTAACAAGGAATACAAGAGGATGATCTTTAAGAGAGCGAAGAATGAGGCtttaagtgaaaaatatgtgAAGAATAACTGCAAGCAGTGTCCCTCCTGTGGCGCTAACATACAG AAGGATGAGGGCTGTAACAAGATGAGCTGTTCTTCCTGTAGGCAGAATTTCTGCTGGATTTGCCTAAAAGTTCTCAACAATATGAACCCCTATGATCACTTCAATATCTCTAACACACCATGCTTTAATCA